The genomic interval ttcccaaAATGTCAAAGTAGAAAAGTCtaaaaaatgttgaaaccaGGTTGAACAAACACTATCACAAAGCACGCTGTCCAAGAGTGATGATTATCTAATTATCTGGTGACGCTAGAACAAGCAACACCTGTGTGCTGGCTGCTGTTTACCTGAGGAAGCTGTCGGTCGCCTCCTCGCAGGCGGCTCAGGCTCTTCTGGAAGAAGGAGTGGATCTCAGCCTTCTCCACGGAGGACGTCAGGTCCATGGAGTCCAACGAGCGGGCGTTATCGTCGCAACGATTCCGGGAGAAAGTGAAAGCCACCACGGGGGTCTGCTGCCTCTGGGACAGGAAGTTCAGGAGGGTCTGCCACACTGATCGATCCTGCAGGAGAGCAAAGAGGAAGCAGTGGGCCTTGCAtgaaaagaggaggaggaggaaacggAGTCACTTGTTTCACTACCTGACTggctgtggtgtgttggtgtgAGGTTTTGGCGCCAAACGACTGTGCGTGTTTGCTGGTGCGCTCTTTCTTGGCATCTACTGCTGCGTAGTACCTGAACAATCAACACAACAGTGAAGCTTGAGtatttagatgaataaacaattggaatattttttttccttatacAACTAATTCAATGATTATAAAACATCAAACTTTCCTGTGACTACTTCAGCTCCAAAAACTATCTAATAGAAAGTTTggagggtttgggtcaattacatttttcaattacatttacgcCTTCAAttttccatgttcaattacaactcaattatgattacggtgactaacattttttctaattacaactaaatttacaattattatttttcccctgtaagtcaattacaattaaatattgaaaatattgctattattattttttacaataacgGCCCCTTAAATAATGTTAATTAAGTCATTATTAAACATTAACTAACAGTTTAATAACAGTTTTATTAACTAACATACCAGTTATTGCATTAATAATCAGTTAATTAATGCTTAGTAATTCAAACATTACTAAGcattaataaatgttatataatgtAATTAGCTATCCTTATGTaactttaatttacattttaataatattataataaccATTATAATGTATTATCTAACATTAACCACCATACTAGTTCATGCATTAATAATCAGTTAATCATTAGTTCCCCTTTTCTGGACCCAGAAATTCTCCGTCATCCCATCATAAATGTCATCCTGCAGGTGTGTCGTACCCTTTAGTGAGAAAGTTTCCTGCAGCGTCCATCAGCAGGAACATCTCCTTCTGAGTTTTGGTGCTGTTCCCTGTGTACAGATAATGCTCCAAAGGAACAGGCCTCTTCATGGTGCTGATCACATAAATGTGCCTCTTCTTTATCCGACTGGAGCAAACACAATCAATGTGGACAAatgttaagaagaagaaaaaataaccaCAGATGATTATTAAAGTGCCTCTCATTTCTGAGTTTTCATTATACCCGATCCACTCGCTAAACTCCAACGCATTAGGTACAGTGGCGCTGAGTAGAATGATGCTGACGTGATCGGGAAGCATAATCAAAACCTCCTCCCACACAACGCCTCTCTGAGGGAAACAAACAGACGCTACTAACAGCTATTCTGGATTTTCACAGGAAGTCCAAATTGTCCGAAGGCGGTTCTCACTGACCTCAGTGTCGTTAATGTAGTGAACTTCATCAAAAATCACCCATTCTAAGTCTCTGATGACCTCGGAGCCGTTATAGAGCATCGACCTGAAAGAGGAGCATGACAGGATGGggttcaaattgtaaaaaaagaaacaacaaggCTTCTACTGTCAGCACAAACCACTTGTTGGTACCTGAGGATCTCCGTGGTCATGATAAGGCAGGAAGATTCAGGACTGAGCTGGACGTCGCCCGTGAGCAGCCCCAcgtcattaaatgtgtttttaaaatctctgAACTTCTGATTGGACAAAGCCTTGATGGGAGACGTGTAGATGGTCCTATTGGGACACACCAGAAGGTCAATTTACTCACTAAATTAAACATCTATTTCTGAAGGTAAAACCATGACATTTATTATGCATGTGGACAATATCAGGTGCTTCAAACATgaaaacttattttttattatattaaataaaattttcCAGCATTCAAATTTTAAAATCCTGCTTCTTTGCTCATCCTGTACAGTAATATTACAGTGAACAAAGTGCTAATAATAATGTGTGATGATATTATCTTATAACTAATTTTTCTATAGATTTacggtgtatatatatatatatgtatattaattcAGTGTgatcaacagcaacaacaactcTGTATGTGTAAGTAAAGGAAGGTGTTGTTTTGGAAGGAGGCGGGATAGTGAGCTATGGTACAAACTTAGCACTGTATctaaaaaatcatatttacttaAAAGTCCAAATTTAAGAAAACTTATCATATTTATGAATTAATTACTTTAAATCTCTAGTAATGGGCCAATATTTCCAGTGAAATAATTATGGAGACTATTCATGCTCACAacgtttttaaaattgtatcatATGCTTTTAATTTATCCTAAAATCATGACTAGATAAACACTAAGGTtcacaaactaaaaatattacatatttttatatCCAATATGATTCAGCACTTTACACTGAGTCAAAAGGAATTTGTTTCGATGGGCTCAAAAAAGCAAagcacaagaaaaaaacaaaaaaaaaaaaaacacaacccaCACATACATTTCATAAAACCCAAAGTGACAAAACATGAGCCGTTGACACAAATAATGAATCATCGGCCCACCTTCACAGCACTAAAAGACAACATGTGTGCAAGACAGACATGTACTGTAAGTGCACTAGATATTACCTTTACACTGGAGGAATGTAACCATTTTTGACATGAGTATGTGAACATTATCAGGGAAAATAATATCAgctcaaagaaaaacacaaaattcaaaGATTGACTACTGCTGGAGCAACGGTTTTTCATCCAGACCAGAGCTTTAATCACACATTTAGAATTTATAATAGCTATATGGTAATGCTTTTGTGTATCCAAGCATCTCCCACACACAGCTCACTGCATTGTTTGTGTGGGAGGGTGTTTTTCTAGCACTGCACATTACACTTAAGCAATACTTTAGCCGTTAGAACATTGTGCATTTCTCTCCATATCCGGTTCAGGTACTTGATGAATCTCTGTCTCACGGGTCTTTCTCCTTTTTTGCGCAAAGTAAGAAAACACCCAAAAGCAATTAAAACAAGCTTGCCCTGCCTTGTTGTTGACGCTCACTTTATTTCTATTGGGGAGTTTGAGGAAACACTTACAAAAGGACACATTTATGTCAGTGtttcacaactttttttgtCCAATGCATTTTTTCCTTCTTAATTTGTGTCAGAAGGCTCGTCTAAACGCCTTCCTGCATCTGGTCCAACATTAAGCATGGATTTAACTCTTTTCCCTCatatttttctgatgttttgaccattttaggttttgtttttcacctttttgatgtattttaaagagtttatTATCGATAGATGAGGACATTGTCTGTGTGCACGTGAAAATTTGTCTCAATAATTTTAGAAATGaaattgacaaatgtttctgtgtaccccctGAAGTGTGTTTCAGTACCGCTGGTTGGGAACCAGGACAGGCAATagtaaaaaggaaaatacattttgaatctATCACAGAGGTGGTTATGAACTATCATAGACAGATTCTCACCTTGTCATGTGTTTCTGGGAGAGAGCAATGGCGTACTCCGCCACCACGGTTTTTCCCGCTGAGGTGTGTGCAGCGACAAACACAGAATCGTGAGCCTCCAGCCTCAGCACCGCCTGTTTCTGGAAGGTGTCCAGCTCAAAGGGCCACTGAAGCCACGCACACACCAAGAGCGTAAATATGGGAATGTCAAACAAATAAgcgtaaatgataaaaaggtttgaggtttttttgttttaatgccaCCTTGAATGCCGGGTTGGGGATACGCTTGTAGAAATCCTCGCAGGGTGACGTGATGTCCACAGGAATGGCCcatttcttcttgtcttctgGGCTTTCCTTTGGCTTTGATTGGTCAGCTTTTCTATTCCCTGGAAGCGTCGAGGACGACTCGACATCCTGAATGTGAGCGAGAGAGGACAGTTACCGTAGATattgaataaaagttaaataagaAAGGCAGACCTGTTTGTTGATTATTTAACAGGGAGCGTGTCTTTCAGTATCGGCAAAAATGTGGATTTGTTTGATACAATTGGTTCATTGAATATCAAACGTTTTCCTCATGTTAGAGCCGTTTACATTCAATGTGATGAAAGGTAAAGTTTGTAAGTATAAACCAAGGGTGTCAAAGAGATCCTATATGCTGCATGTTTTCAATCACGTCAAACtcgaggctcgggggccaaatctggccctgtAGAACTTCCACTTCAGCCCAAAAGATAGTAGAAAAATGACAGCCAAAATGTGACCTATCGTGTAAATTACCAGTTCATTTAGATCCAAATACACTAATTCGATGAAATTCCACACAATTTATCAGGGCTCACAgcacttatatcacatgattgcagtcatttttaatctccaaATGTGGAAAGAACTCTTCTTCTGAAATAATTTTTCCCCAAATCATCCTCAATCCTCACATTATTCCACACAAATTGCCcagattaaataattaaatcacaAAATTAACTAAACTTAGGTGAAGATCCTACACGGacagatatctgtcacttattgtttgggtattgttggtgccttacatattttacacatacatacttttaaatcatttatttccAAGAGTGTGAGTGAACGTCCAAATTTGATAAACTTGAGCGTGAACTTGTTCAAGAACAGATTAATTATCGTTATTGATTGACTCATTTGGTACCAATGGTTTTGCAGACCTATAAAGTACATGCATGTAGTAcctattataaatgtaatgcattggGCTTTGgaaaaagggtttgaaaattAGGAACTTAAATGTAAACTCTACAAATTCagactttatttttcttttttgatatttaagaaggaaaaatctactttaaaaaatattgtttagagTTGGCTATGAAAGCCTtgcttcaataaaataaataagtaccTTGATACCCAAGTCCTCAAGACTATTTGTCCTGGGTAGTCTTGGAGCTTCTTTGGTTGCTTTgccctccttcttctcctctacCTCTGAGTGGAAATCACCAATGTCGTCCAGCGTGGAGAGGAGGGACATGAGATTCATCTCTGGCTTCACTGGTTGGGCATCTTCAGAAAGTTTAAAACAAGAGAAGTTGATCAAATAaatagtttctgtttctgtaAATAGCATCTGTTTAGTGATTCCTGAGATAATCTAACATCCAACCTTTGTCAATAAAATCCATCCCAGCTTTAAATCCAGGAGGAACTTTCAACAGATCTGTGTGTAAAAGAATGAATTAAACAAAGATAGTTCAAACTTTACAAAGCCAactcagaaacaaaaaataaataaactaattaaataattaacaatCACCGTtctcaaagtcaatttcctcctccagctcaGATTTCTTCTTGATTTCATCCAGAGTTAGCTCCTCCATTCCTCCTGTGGACACCAACAaacaagagtaaaaaaaaaacccttaaaaacacaagaaaaaaaccctaaacaaactaaaaaaaaaatacatttaccgGGGAGGAATGGGTAGTTAGTGTTGCTTCCTCGGAGGCTCTCTGAAGGCGGACCCGGGAGACGCTGCAGCGACAGCGAGTTCTTCGCTGAGAGCGATGTGTTTTCAAGTAAGACCTGACGATGGAGTGAAATTGTTTTTGGAAAAGGATGTATTAATGTAGAAAGTCTACAGACAACTAAAGCAGGTGAATTGACTGGTATACCGACAGATCTcttaaaaaaaagcagcaaaagGTTTGTTCAGCAGAAAGATTATCTCTGATCTCTTCATACagacattaaatatttttacataaCGAATTCAGATATTTATGAAAATCACTAGACAAAACCTAAATCATCCAAAGATCTACAAAACAAAGCCAATCAAAGGTTCCCAGAGCCCACTGTGACTATGTTACCTCAGTAAAGTCCAACAGCATCCCTGTGGTCGGATCTCTGACAACGGAAAGTCCTGAGTGTAGTGGAGATGGTGGACAGTTGAACAGAGAGTCCACATGAGTGCTTCGCTGAGTCACCCTGAGGAAGACAAAGGGTTACACGATGATAATAAAATAAGAGAACAACACAAGTCCTTGAGCCCACAATCATTATGCATGCTAGCATACACAACATTTACCGTGTCGCTGTCCAAGTTGTTCATAATGTATGCACCCATCAACCACAGGCCTCATAATACGATCATACAATCACAACAATAGAAAAACCTGCTGCTCTTTCATGCTAAGCCTAGAGATAATTTATTGATCGTCCGTACTTGAGGAACTTCTGGAAGGCGAAGTCTGTGTCGTGTATGGGAAGCCAGGCGGGGTCTCGTAAAAACTGCTTCtctacctccgttttgaggctcAGGCTGGTGGGAGGGAGTCCATGTGGAAGCTGTGGAGGAACATTATGGGTCAATGTCTAACATGGAACATTTTAACATATATGACTATATGTAGGACTCAATTAATGagtaaagatgaaaaaaaaaaaaattcatattagAAGACGGCTGTTTGAAAATTAGGAGAGGGGAAAAAACTTGATAATCTATTAATCATGATTGTATTATTGATAAATATGAATCAATTCCTAAATTTTCCCCaaaatacacatacatttttaaaattgtaataacAATGAAAGATCAATAATCAGCAACAATCGAGACAAAAAAACTATCATTGTTGATAAccaaaaatcatttttgtaaTCAAATCAAGATGACAATAATCAGAATTGAATTGGGAAATGGGGTTGATAAACCATCCATATTTATAATGGCTATTaccaaacataaacaaacaggttgtttgttttatatttcagggttggggtcaattataattgtaattgcgtcaTTGATTATTAACAATTATGCTATTATTAtaatgttattgtaattttaaaaatctgttgctgttgtaatcattattgaattgtaattgagttcatataattgactttttaattgtaattggcatgaaaattctattgaAATTGTCAATTAAAAgtatagaggaggattttcctgaagtttagaaaagaaatgcCCTCtctactttttgaaaaaatgcacatgcgcaacactctacctgctcccaagagggaacgcctacTAAACGAGTgcgagagcgtgcacgagcccagttttccttgtGCAGAGGTCCGTTTACATGTTGGTATCGGCATTGCTCATACAAGCTTCAATAAATGGCTGAAACCGTAGCTCACGAGACACATAAACACTTGTAAAGGTGAGTTCACACGAGAGGTGTCCCGATTTTCTGGCTGTTAtctgtccgatatcagccagaatatcgaaaatctctgatatatatattatatttattcaattgcagAATACTATAGATGTTATGTTGGAGGTTAAAATGattgtaaccaattggttaataataaatgggtcagtttttctcatacctactgttgctgactattgttctctgtttgagtaacatcacttgatcaagccttatctaacattccacactacaaaataggtAATAAAAGTATTCGTGCtcatatcgtatcggatcgatatcatcatcggccaatactcaaggctgcattATCGGTATAATTTCTtgagtgaaaaagttgtatcgggacatccctaataggGAGGGATGATACAAAGAGTAACAATACTATGAATcatgtaactgatgttttgtacaaagagtttatagCTATTGCTAAATTCCAACACTTGTCCCTAGTTGGGCTTTTACACAAGACATCATAATCGATGCACTAAAACGTAAATATCCTAAAATGACACCATACacacatacaatcatcacaacgcTATATGAAGAAAAGTTAGTGAAATTGTAACTGAACTATTGTATTGACTCACTGTGGTGTGTGGAGGCAGAGGCTGATCTGGCACTGGGTGTGTGATGAGCTCAAACCTGCCGGAACATCCCATCTCCAGCAGGGACAGAGGCAGGTCCGCGGGCCCCAAAGGAGGAACATctgcacaacaacaaaaagaggtGTGAATGGACAGCGCGACCAGTATAGTCCATGTAAGGTTCAACAAAGTAAATACCACATTCACACCCAGGTGCTTCACAAATTCCAACTTTAATCTACAGACTGACTCTGAAAGGTTGCAGTTAAAAGTGCTACATTCATCTCAGAGCTGTAAGTTTGCTGATAAAGCTCACACTGTGACAGAAAAGAGCTGCTGTTGTTAGCCACATCACCTCAAACTGAACAAAAGAGGCGTGCAAGTAGAAGCAAATGATTTCTGACTCTGAATATTTAGGTATGGTTTGAAACTCAAATACATACTGAATCTCTCCATTGTCCAAAGCGGACAAAGCAcaggtaaaaaagaaaaaaatgttgctgtgaAGTTGCTGCCGTCGCTGCGGAAGTTGTTGCGAGGACACAACCGGATGTGActaagctaacaagctaacgggaaaaaaataaagaaaataaaacaaagtaggtaaaaatatatattctgaGATGATACGTCAATTTATAAATACAAATAGCATTTTATTTCACCTGCCAGTGGACAAATTGTTAATTAAaacgttgttttttttcttcaacaaaacaaaataaatgtctcttttttaacagcgcatctttttttttgttattttgttctaaatgtttgcatttcatgtaaaaaaaaaaaaaaaataagatatgaTTTCTTCTATAATAACATATTGGAATCTTGTTTTATTaacataaattattaaaaacatatttaaaattaaatctgattTTTACGATTCTAATGCATTTTACAGCAACCAATAGAGGGAATAATATATTGCTGAATTTTTATGATGATTTCCCTTAACACTAGATCCGTTTgtaatgcatttaaaacaacGTCGACTATTGATGACGTCATTTAAGCGACGGTGTTTTGTTGCAACTGTCGGAGTTTAGGTGAGTAATTTGAGAAACTTGCTCTCAGCAGTAGattataaagtttttcttaATGCAAATTATTGTAGCAATTTCTTGTTGTCCATTAATGTCTCTCGATAATGAGTTTGTGTTTACGAGTTTGAGTGATAAACGGGTTAGCTCACAGGCTAGCAGCAGACAGAGAGAACAATTTTAatacagtattattattaatatcattattcaCACACTGTGTTTCAGGGGTTTCATCATGGTAGCATTTCCGAGCGTACtgacggaggaggaggaggctctGCAGAAGAAATACGCTAAACTGAAGAAGaaggtaataaaataaaaatatagctTTTAGTCTTCATATGATTGATGCGTTTAAAagagtaaaatttaaaaataaaaatacacatggtGTCATTTTTAGGTTTTCATTGCCATTTATATCACTCTCTGGCTTCATATCACAaagctgtatttttgttgttgagtgTTGACCTTGTGTAAgctaattataattttatttcagaaaaaggcACTGCTGGCCTTAAAGAAACAGAGTTCAACAAGTCAGACCAACCAGAGTGGTTTGAAAAGGAGTGAGTGTATCACATGTTATTTCACTATTCCACTCGCATTTTAATACACTGAGTCACACAGCTCAATGTAAAGCTCTATGTTTGTTTGATTACCTGTATTTTATGCTCAGTTTATTGTGCCATCAGACAAACATTTACTGTCTGGTGGTATATACAGTAACGGCTATTATTTACTGTTCATTTCTTCCTTTGTCACAAAGCTCTGTCAGATCAGCCTGTCGTCGACACGGCAACGGCAACAGAACAAGCCAAGATGCTTATCAAGTCCGGAGCTATTAGCGCCATCAAATCTGAGAACAAAAACTCGGGATTTAAACGCTCCCGAATGCTCGAAATCAAACTAAAGGTGAGGTATCGCTAATAAACCTAACTTGCATGAATCTGAACTCCTGCCCTTTTTACAAGTACGTTTAACTATTACAGAGGTGAATTATTTTTCATACCACTATCATGTTGCACTTGGAAGATTTGACTTCCAGACAACCTAATGTTTACAAAAATCATCAGCTTTTATCTATATATCCTGTTTTACTTGCTATTATAGTCACACAATTACACTcaccctccctccctctgtCGATTAATATTATACTCGCGATATTACTGAAATCAATCAAATATTTGCTTATCAACTCCAGGAAATCAGACGCATGTTTTGAAGGAAACTGCCGAACTTCTGTAATATCATATACCTAACAGCTACTAATAATGGGCTATTTTGTAAAAGTCAAAAAAATGATATGAAAGGTcattatttcatcatttatcTTATTCTGTCAgcctttattatttaaaattacgGTTTTCTTAAATAATGTTCTTtattttgactatttttatatatagtcGACCTAAAACTCCTTTATAATGTTTTGGTTGGTTTTTATTAAGTGACTAAAGtctgaaataatatgttaaggttttatttattcagactttgatgcttttcttagaaaataaCTTGTAAGGatacataaaaacaaattactatatgcctctgaggaagacggACAGTTGGCAGTGGAAACGTGTCAGGAtgttaaagtaaatttcctgaaaaaagttatattaaaaaaaaaaaaaaaaaagaatatttgaaACATAACATGttgtttcaaaaaagaagacaaaatgaacttgctggaattaatacATTGATTAAAGTCTGGTTTGTTATATTAATTTTATAGATAATTTCCTTCCagttcttttgttgttgtttacttgtaatttatttttttaatttaaacatcCTTGCATTTTCAGACAGTTTAAAATGTCCCTCAcattgcttttaaaaaaatatatacatatatattattattttttttacaggacCCTGAAAAAGGCCCGGCTCCTGCTTTCTTACCATTCCAGAGGAGCGTCTCTACAGATGAAGATCAGCTGGAGGTACATTGAATATTCACTGATTATTTCTCATGTATCAGCATTGTAGTATTTTGTCttgctttattgtttttaaatcaagagttttattttttgtaacctAAACTAGAGAGCAATAGTGGTTAAAGCAACTACAGCTAAACAACTAATGTAAagcattttatatattatactttcatatttaaaaacctgtttttcTTCTAGTCTGGAAAGAGAGCCCAGCGAAAATCTCTGTATGAGAGGTAACAATCCAAAACTTAATGATTATtagtaaataaacatttaatgcaATCTTTGTTTCTCGCTGACATTAATATCATTTTTCTGTCTCCGTTCCACAGCTTCGTCAGTTCTAACGATCGATACCGGGATGAAGACGATGCGGGCGGCTTGACATCCAGTCGTGACGTGGACAGAGACCGAGAGCGTGACAGAGAGCCGGACAGAGAACGAGATCGGGAGCGTGACCGGGAGCGTGACCGGGATAGAGACCAGGACAGGGACAGGGAACGGGAACGGGAGAGAGACAGAGACCGGGGCAGGGACAGAGACAGAGAACGAGACAGAGAGCGGGACAGAGACAGGGAGAGAGACAGGAGCAGGGAGAGGGATCGAGAGCGTGACAGAGAAAGAGACGGACATTTTAGACGTGAGTGACTCTTTCTCCTATACATCTGTTTTCTTGCTGTGAGGATATTATGTacagtaagggtgtaagaaaaaaaacgaTTCAGcgaaatatcgcaatatttcactgcacgattatcgtattgatccaaaaaaatggccaaattgattttttttaatcatgtttttttaatgaaaagagcatttaattgcattaaggtgtcagtgaaccacatcttGTTAAACAACCTCACTCCTCAGTGCATTTTAGTTTTGGAAGTTGGTTGTACTTTAttatcataaaacatactgggcacttttatagatgtatgtggttactttttttttttttaaggacttAAAATCAGAATTTggtgtagaagcaaaagttgaaaaatgtaatttgaaagtTTTATAAACATACCACTTCTTTTTGATattgcaatttcaattacagttaattacatttacttgttctcgcaagttaaaaaagaaaaatgaaaaaaaaattgtattccgtaccattttgtacttgtacattttgtaaaggtgaaatttgacatttttcataTTGAGATTAGTTTTGTAATGTTtggtatcgggatatatcgtatcgtgacatgcaaatcgtggaTCGTAACGTCAGATtgatggcaatgcacacccctaatgtacagttcgttaccctaacccctaactctacctaaccctaacccaaaaaatgccaacatagctccaaatgtgtcataatttagcgaacgacacttaatgacagccttcatgacaccgtattcatgctaatgacaggtgtcatatcataataatgacagtgttaatgtcagctttatgtataaaacttcaaataaaatgtgaccaaATTTTCGGAACCATTTTCTCTCTCAGGGTCTGACTCGTACCCGGAGCGCAGAGGCGTGCGAAAGGGCAACACTGTGTACGTGTACGGCTCAGGGTTGGCAGAGGATAGCCTGCGCTCAGCCTTCTCCCAACATGGCAACATCATTGACCTCTCCATGGACAACCCTCGCAAGTACGCCGTCACTTAAtgaagctgtgtgtgtttgcaccacATTAACACCTCATACAGTGtgactgaatacaaacctgctTCTGTTTCCAGTTGTGCGTTTATCACTTTTGAAAAGATGGAGTCTGCAGACCAGGCTGTGGCTGAGGTGGGTACCGTCCTCAAACTATGTAGAGAAAAGTCTTCTGATAGAATAGTTTGactataaaatatacaatacaaaACCAACCGTCCTAcgatcctcaaatattactcacATTTTgctgttggggtcaatttgaccccggGGTTatgattttttgaaaattgttgtgttttgtgtcaggcactttgtttttttgttgaaatatgCAGCAAAAAAAGAGTCAACtataatttttttgaatgataaacattgaatggggtcaaattgaccccgaTGATAATAGGAAGGTTAAGCTTGTGAAGTCACAAAACGATTTGTACAATATGAATTAATTTCCAATGCATAGAATATACAACATAAAatcaaccctcctattattctcaaatattactaacacatgttgcccttggggtcaatctgaccccaggaatatttgcctccagaaaaggatttttagaaaattgttgaccaagtgttttgtgtcaggcacttgttcatttgtttaatacataaataaccccttgataatgaatccattacctgttctctagcgccaccatcaggcctaACTTTTTATTTGGAATAA from Gouania willdenowi chromosome 11, fGouWil2.1, whole genome shotgun sequence carries:
- the nelfe gene encoding negative elongation factor E; this encodes MVAFPSVLTEEEEALQKKYAKLKKKKKALLALKKQSSTSQTNQSGLKRTLSDQPVVDTATATEQAKMLIKSGAISAIKSENKNSGFKRSRMLEIKLKDPEKGPAPAFLPFQRSVSTDEDQLESGKRAQRKSLYESFVSSNDRYRDEDDAGGLTSSRDVDRDRERDREPDRERDRERDRERDRDRDQDRDRERERERDRDRGRDRDRERDRERDRDRERDRSRERDRERDRERDGHFRRSDSYPERRGVRKGNTVYVYGSGLAEDSLRSAFSQHGNIIDLSMDNPRNCAFITFEKMESADQAVAELNGSTVGDVHIKVSIARKQPMLDAATGKSVWASLAVQNSSKGSYREKRNQVVYNEDFL
- the skic2 gene encoding superkiller complex protein 2, whose protein sequence is MERFNVPPLGPADLPLSLLEMGCSGRFELITHPVPDQPLPPHTTLPHGLPPTSLSLKTEVEKQFLRDPAWLPIHDTDFAFQKFLKVTQRSTHVDSLFNCPPSPLHSGLSVVRDPTTGMLLDFTEVLLENTSLSAKNSLSLQRLPGPPSESLRGSNTNYPFLPGGMEELTLDEIKKKSELEEEIDFENDLLKVPPGFKAGMDFIDKDAQPVKPEMNLMSLLSTLDDIGDFHSEVEEKKEGKATKEAPRLPRTNSLEDLGIKDVESSSTLPGNRKADQSKPKESPEDKKKWAIPVDITSPCEDFYKRIPNPAFKWPFELDTFQKQAVLRLEAHDSVFVAAHTSAGKTVVAEYAIALSQKHMTRTIYTSPIKALSNQKFRDFKNTFNDVGLLTGDVQLSPESSCLIMTTEILRSMLYNGSEVIRDLEWVIFDEVHYINDTERGVVWEEVLIMLPDHVSIILLSATVPNALEFSEWIGRIKKRHIYVISTMKRPVPLEHYLYTGNSTKTQKEMFLLMDAAGNFLTKGYYAAVDAKKERTSKHAQSFGAKTSHQHTTASQDRSVWQTLLNFLSQRQQTPVVAFTFSRNRCDDNARSLDSMDLTSSVEKAEIHSFFQKSLSRLRGGDRQLPQILLMRDLLKRGIAVHHSGILPILKEVIEMLFSRGLVKVLFATETFAMGVNMPARTVVFDNIRKHDGTTFRNLLPGEYIQMAGRAGRRGLDPTGTVIILCKAGVHEMADLHVMMLGKPTVLQSQFRLTYTMILNLLRVEALRVTDMMRRSFSESHRDTQDQEKKIRDLKKALSLLPVQDTDGQMSDLLPYYYTVTELRTTTEAIQRATLESVNGLKALSVGRVIMVNNKQHFNALGVILQVSTDSVNRSFTTLLICEKGNETGEGKDDNGAFPHLFNTRLFVPEGPCSHTVQKLKLQDISGITVKTVKVIPDRIIDNYNKRQQPRFKFEPPGQAISTATQELLRLAEANPGGIATLDPVNDLQLKSLDVVEGTMRLRALHDSLKEFNCVHSPTFAEQFARIQERMSLQEELDRLLFLVSDQSLTLLPEYHQRIKVLQSLQYVDSSGAVQLKGRVACQISSHELLLTELLFENVLSPLAPEESAALLSCLVFTQKTQVELHITNTLQEGIDRVLSVAKRIGELQRECGINQTAEEFAEQFKFGLTEVVYCWARGMPFAEIAQLTDVQEGTVVRCIQRLDEVLKEVRQAARIVGDSVLGSKMEKASLAIRRDIVFTASLYTH